Proteins co-encoded in one Hymenobacter swuensis DY53 genomic window:
- a CDS encoding quinone-dependent dihydroorotate dehydrogenase, whose amino-acid sequence MYDSLVKPLLFRLDAEKAHHLVFDNLKRAYRLPGAAAVLRGLYDFQHPNLERDVLGLRFRNPVGLAAGFDKNAELTDELGALGFGFVEIGTVTPRPQPGNPVPRLFRLPQDKALVNRMGFNNLGAEAAATRLRQRRNQDLIIGGNIGKNKDTPNELAAHDYVACVEALHEVVDYFVVNVSSPNTPGLRQLQEREPLIQLLQQVQERNQALPAPRPLLLKIAPDLTDSQLDDILLIARETNLNGLVATNTTISRAGLSTPETQVAALGAGGLSGKPLRQRATEVIRYLSKGSRGQLPIIGVGGIFSAQDAREKLEAGAVLLQLYTGFIYEGPGLVRSINGELVK is encoded by the coding sequence ATATACGACTCGCTGGTTAAGCCCCTGCTTTTTCGCCTGGATGCGGAGAAGGCTCATCATCTGGTATTTGACAACCTGAAGCGGGCCTACCGGCTGCCGGGGGCGGCGGCGGTGTTGCGGGGGCTTTACGATTTTCAGCACCCCAACCTGGAGCGCGACGTGCTGGGGCTGCGGTTCCGCAACCCGGTAGGGCTGGCGGCCGGCTTCGATAAGAACGCCGAGCTGACCGACGAGCTGGGCGCGCTGGGCTTCGGTTTTGTGGAAATTGGCACCGTGACGCCCCGGCCCCAGCCCGGTAACCCGGTTCCACGCCTGTTCCGGCTGCCACAGGATAAGGCGCTGGTGAACCGGATGGGCTTTAATAACCTTGGAGCCGAGGCTGCCGCCACCCGCCTGCGCCAACGCCGCAACCAAGACCTAATTATCGGGGGCAACATCGGCAAGAATAAGGATACGCCCAACGAGCTGGCTGCGCACGATTACGTGGCCTGCGTGGAGGCCCTGCATGAGGTGGTGGATTATTTCGTGGTGAATGTATCGTCGCCGAACACGCCGGGCCTGCGGCAGCTGCAGGAGCGGGAGCCGCTGATTCAGCTGTTGCAGCAGGTGCAGGAACGCAACCAAGCATTACCGGCTCCCCGGCCGCTATTGCTCAAAATTGCGCCCGACCTCACCGATTCGCAGCTTGATGATATCCTACTCATCGCCCGCGAAACCAACCTCAATGGCCTGGTTGCGACCAACACCACCATCAGTCGGGCCGGTCTTTCCACCCCCGAAACCCAGGTAGCCGCGCTGGGAGCCGGGGGGCTCAGTGGCAAGCCCCTGCGCCAGCGGGCCACCGAGGTAATCCGCTACTTGAGTAAGGGCAGCCGAGGCCAGTTGCCTATCATCGGCGTGGGCGGAATTTTTTCCGCTCAAGATGCCCGTGAAAAGCTGGAAGCCGGCGCGGTGCTGCTGCAGCTCTATACCGGTTTTATTTACGAAGGCCCAGGCCTCGTGCGAAGTATCAACGGCGAACTGGTGAAATAG
- a CDS encoding DUF2306 domain-containing protein, producing the protein METFLLLNRWLHIAAGFTGFFVAPVALVVRKGGSAHRFWGKVFFYAMLVAGTTAIASASFKGLTFLLLTGVFSLYLAQFGYRSLRHKRIGQGQQPGFYDWASALLGLAVFAGTLGYGLWARPFNVVMVIFGAIGLMTTGRQLWAFRRPGPWPAGQWLRNHISGFMGSYIAAVSAFSATSLKFIPFPLNFLWPTLVLVPVLIWMQRRHVPKGEAVQL; encoded by the coding sequence ATGGAGACCTTTCTGCTTCTGAACCGCTGGCTGCACATTGCGGCTGGTTTTACCGGCTTCTTCGTGGCTCCGGTGGCGCTTGTTGTGCGGAAAGGAGGGTCGGCCCACCGGTTCTGGGGGAAGGTGTTTTTCTATGCCATGCTGGTGGCGGGTACCACGGCTATTGCGTCGGCCAGCTTCAAAGGGCTGACGTTTTTGTTGCTCACGGGCGTGTTCAGCTTATATCTGGCGCAGTTCGGCTACCGCTCGTTGCGGCACAAGCGCATAGGCCAAGGCCAGCAGCCCGGCTTCTACGACTGGGCAAGCGCACTACTAGGCTTGGCGGTGTTTGCCGGTACGCTGGGCTATGGGCTGTGGGCGCGGCCCTTCAATGTGGTGATGGTGATCTTCGGAGCCATTGGCCTTATGACAACCGGGCGGCAGCTCTGGGCCTTCCGGCGGCCAGGGCCCTGGCCTGCCGGGCAATGGCTGCGCAACCACATTTCGGGCTTCATGGGCTCCTACATTGCGGCGGTATCGGCGTTTTCCGCCACCAGCCTTAAGTTCATTCCGTTCCCGCTCAACTTCCTCTGGCCTACGTTGGTGCTGGTGCCCGTCCTCATATGGATGCAGCGCCGCCATGTGCCCAAAGGTGAAGCGGTGCAGTTATAA
- a CDS encoding acyloxyacyl hydrolase, translated as MMIRYGWLLAGLLSGTGWSGLRAQTAPVAAPLVLGAYAQGGFILAHTPSVQHLAVSHPTGLELNLQRQTNGAAPWHAWYKYPKVGLALVYYDYHNARLGRSYAASVYVNKSFWRTRRQEFNFRLGTGLGYFPVRFEAATNHKNTLIGSRLNATLQARLEYDVALTEHLGLLLGLGLNHYSNGATTKPNFGINLPTVLLGLNYHQQRPLQPLNTSPTPEPTDVGRNFLNISTSVGWKQRNETDNQHYLVNAVTLAVGRRINRKSNLVAGLEGFHDRSLTAQLRDTARTSDQLPDVKKAGAYVGHELLFGRLAFVSHLGLYFYNPYKSNRFYYERLGIKYHFTERVFGNIDLKVHGGAADVIEWRLGLKL; from the coding sequence ATGATGATTCGGTACGGATGGCTACTGGCCGGACTGCTTTCCGGGACCGGCTGGAGTGGCCTGCGGGCACAGACTGCCCCAGTCGCGGCTCCGCTGGTACTGGGGGCCTACGCGCAGGGTGGCTTCATTCTGGCCCACACGCCTTCGGTGCAGCATCTGGCTGTGTCGCACCCCACGGGCCTGGAGCTGAACCTGCAGCGCCAGACCAACGGCGCGGCTCCCTGGCACGCCTGGTACAAGTACCCGAAAGTAGGGCTGGCGCTGGTGTATTACGATTATCACAATGCGCGGCTGGGCCGCTCCTACGCGGCCAGCGTGTACGTGAACAAATCATTCTGGCGCACCCGACGGCAGGAGTTCAACTTTCGACTGGGTACAGGCCTGGGCTACTTCCCGGTGCGTTTTGAGGCCGCAACCAACCACAAAAATACCCTCATCGGCTCCCGGCTGAATGCCACGCTCCAGGCCCGCCTGGAGTATGACGTGGCCCTGACGGAACATCTGGGCCTGCTGTTAGGGCTTGGGCTGAACCACTATTCCAACGGGGCCACCACCAAACCCAACTTTGGTATAAACCTGCCTACCGTGCTCCTGGGCCTCAACTACCATCAGCAACGCCCACTGCAGCCGCTCAACACCAGCCCCACGCCAGAGCCCACCGATGTTGGGCGTAATTTTCTGAATATAAGCACTTCCGTGGGGTGGAAACAGCGCAACGAAACCGATAACCAGCACTACCTCGTCAACGCAGTGACCCTGGCCGTGGGCCGGCGCATAAACCGCAAAAGCAACTTGGTAGCCGGGCTGGAAGGCTTCCACGACCGGAGCCTGACCGCGCAACTCCGCGACACGGCCCGTACGAGCGACCAATTGCCCGACGTGAAAAAGGCCGGTGCTTACGTGGGCCACGAACTGCTGTTCGGGCGGTTGGCTTTTGTGTCGCACCTTGGGCTGTATTTCTACAATCCGTACAAATCCAACCGGTTTTACTACGAGCGGCTGGGCATTAAATACCATTTTACTGAGCGGGTATTCGGCAACATTGACCTGAAAGTACATGGTGGAGCCGCCGACGTAATTGAGTGGCGACTGGGGCTGAAGCTGTAA
- the lpcA gene encoding D-sedoheptulose 7-phosphate isomerase — MSSSLTDLIRTELTEAQSVLDRFVQNPANLQAIEQAARLVATSLRQGGKVLTCGNGGSLCDAQHFAEELSGRYRQNRRALAAIALTEASHMSCVANDFGYEYVFSRFVEALGRPGDVLLAISTSGHSPNILRAAEAARAAGMQVVSLTGKDGGLLAGLSDVEIRAPHAGYADRIQEIHIKAIHIMIMLIEQLVDE, encoded by the coding sequence GTGTCATCTTCGCTTACCGACCTTATTCGCACGGAGCTAACGGAGGCGCAATCCGTCCTCGACCGGTTTGTGCAGAATCCTGCCAACCTGCAAGCCATTGAGCAGGCGGCCCGCCTGGTAGCCACCAGCCTCCGCCAGGGTGGCAAAGTCCTGACCTGCGGTAACGGCGGCTCCCTCTGCGACGCCCAGCATTTCGCCGAGGAACTCTCGGGCCGCTACCGCCAGAACCGCCGCGCCCTAGCTGCCATTGCCCTCACCGAGGCTTCGCACATGAGCTGCGTGGCCAATGATTTTGGCTACGAGTACGTGTTCAGCCGCTTCGTGGAAGCCCTGGGCCGCCCCGGCGACGTGCTGCTGGCTATCAGCACCAGCGGCCACTCGCCCAACATTCTGCGGGCCGCCGAGGCCGCCCGTGCCGCCGGGATGCAGGTGGTCAGCCTCACTGGTAAAGATGGTGGCCTGCTTGCCGGCCTCAGCGACGTGGAAATCCGGGCCCCGCACGCCGGCTACGCCGACCGGATTCAGGAAATCCACATTAAGGCTATTCACATTATGATCATGCTCATCGAGCAGCTGGTGGACGAGTAA
- a CDS encoding YifB family Mg chelatase-like AAA ATPase, with protein MLTKTFGSAVQGVNAYTITIEVVVSQGTSFFVVGLPDNTIKESQQRVEAALKFRGYRMPRTKVVVNMAPADIRKEGSAYDLPIGLGILHASQQLTTERLAEYVIMGELALDGALRPIRGVLPIAIQARKEGFKGFILPRENAQEAAIVNNLDVIPVDTMQEAVDFLEGRQEITPVVIDTRDVFQQAANQYAADFADVQGQENIKRALEIAAAGGHNVIMIGPPGAGKTMLAKRLPSILPALNMQEALESTKIHSVAGKLGANASLINTRPFRSPHHTISDVALVGGGGNPQPGEISLAHNGVLFLDELPEFKRTVLEVMRQPLEERRVTISRAKLSIDFPANFMLIASMNPCPCGYYNHPEKECVCGPGVVQRYLNKVSGPLLDRIDLHVEVTPVTFDQMTETRRAEDSRTIQERVEKARQRQNERFREFPDIHSNAMMPSQMVKDICRIDPAGITLLKTAMERLGLSARAYDRILKVSRTIADLAASEHIQLPHLAEAIQYRSLDREGWAG; from the coding sequence ATGCTTACCAAAACCTTCGGCTCGGCCGTGCAAGGGGTTAACGCCTATACCATTACCATCGAAGTCGTCGTTTCGCAGGGCACCAGTTTTTTTGTGGTGGGCCTCCCCGATAATACCATCAAAGAAAGCCAGCAGCGGGTGGAGGCAGCCCTCAAGTTTCGGGGCTACCGGATGCCGCGCACTAAGGTGGTCGTGAACATGGCCCCAGCCGATATCCGCAAGGAAGGCTCGGCCTACGATCTGCCCATCGGGCTGGGCATTCTGCATGCCTCCCAGCAGCTGACGACCGAGCGGCTGGCGGAGTACGTGATTATGGGCGAGCTGGCGTTGGATGGGGCTCTGCGACCTATTCGGGGCGTACTACCCATTGCTATTCAGGCTCGTAAAGAGGGTTTCAAAGGCTTTATTCTGCCTCGCGAGAATGCCCAGGAAGCTGCCATTGTGAACAACCTGGATGTTATTCCGGTGGACACCATGCAGGAAGCGGTGGACTTTCTGGAAGGCCGCCAAGAGATTACGCCAGTGGTTATCGATACGCGCGACGTATTTCAGCAGGCGGCTAATCAGTATGCCGCCGATTTTGCCGATGTGCAGGGCCAGGAAAACATCAAGCGGGCCCTGGAAATTGCGGCGGCCGGCGGCCACAACGTGATAATGATTGGGCCGCCCGGTGCGGGCAAAACCATGCTGGCTAAGCGTCTGCCCAGCATTCTGCCGGCCCTCAACATGCAGGAGGCACTGGAAAGCACCAAAATTCACTCGGTGGCCGGCAAGCTGGGGGCCAATGCTTCCCTCATTAACACCCGGCCGTTTCGCAGTCCTCATCACACCATTTCTGATGTGGCCCTGGTAGGCGGCGGCGGCAACCCGCAGCCGGGCGAAATTTCCCTGGCTCACAACGGCGTGCTGTTTCTGGATGAGCTGCCGGAGTTCAAGCGCACGGTGCTGGAAGTGATGCGTCAGCCGCTGGAAGAACGCCGCGTGACCATTTCGCGGGCCAAACTCAGCATCGACTTTCCGGCCAACTTCATGCTCATTGCCAGCATGAACCCCTGCCCCTGCGGCTACTACAATCACCCCGAAAAAGAGTGCGTGTGCGGCCCCGGCGTGGTGCAGCGCTACCTCAACAAGGTGAGCGGCCCGCTGCTGGACCGCATTGATCTGCATGTGGAAGTAACGCCCGTTACGTTTGACCAGATGACGGAAACGCGCCGCGCCGAGGACAGCCGCACCATTCAGGAGCGGGTGGAAAAGGCCCGGCAGCGGCAGAATGAGCGGTTCCGGGAATTTCCCGACATCCACTCCAATGCCATGATGCCCTCCCAGATGGTGAAGGACATCTGCCGGATTGACCCGGCCGGTATTACGCTGCTCAAGACGGCTATGGAGCGCCTCGGCCTCTCGGCCCGCGCTTACGACCGGATTCTGAAAGTATCCCGCACCATTGCCGACCTGGCTGCCTCCGAGCACATCCAGCTCCCGCACCTAGCCGAGGCCATCCAATACCGCAGCCTCGACCGGGAAGGCTGGGCGGGGTAA